The nucleotide sequence CGGGAACGAACTTCCGAACGCAGAGGACGCGAAGGATTCGCGAAGCTCGCAAAAGGGAGACAAGAAAAATTTTGAGTTTCTCTTTCGCGCCCTTTGCGAAATCTTCGCGTCCTCTGCGTCCGGCTGCCCGTGTTTCAGCTCAACCGCCGCGCGCCTTCTTCAGCGCGTCCATCACCACGTTGACGGCCTCGGGGCCGATCGCCGGCACGTTCTTGTCGTACACCGGCTTCACCTTGTCGAGCATGCGCTTCTGCTCGGCCGGCGAGACCTCGTTGACCGTCATCGTCTTCTTGAGGCTCGCGAGCGACTTCTCGTTGAGCGCGCGGTTGGCGGCGCGCTCCACCTTCTGGCCCTCGATCGCGGCCTCGCGCAGCACCGCCTGCTCCTCGGGCTTGAGCTGGTCCCAGAGCTTCTTGCTGTAGAGCACCAGGAACGGCGTGTACGCATGGCGCGTCACGCTCAGGTACTTCTGCACCTCGCTGAACTTCGAGGTCTCGATGGTCACGAAGGGGTTCTCCTGGCCATCGATGGTGCGCGTCTCGAGCGCGGTGAAGATCTCGCCGAAGGCCATCGGCACGGCGTTGGTGCCCAGCGTCTTGAACGAGTCGAGGAAGATGTTGTTCTGCATCACGCGCACCTTGATGCCCTCGAGGTCCTCGACCTTGGCCACCGGCCGCTTGCTGTTGGTGAGGTTGCGAAAGCCGTTCTCCCAGTAGGCCAGGTTCACCAGCCCCGCGGCCTCGAGCTTCTTGTTGAAGTACTCGCCGGCCGGGCCGTCGAGCACCGCGTCGGCCTCCTTCTCGTTGTTGAACAGGAACGGCAGGTCGAACACGCCGAGTTCCTTCACGATGCCCACCAGCGGCGAGGACGAGGTGCACACCATCTCCTGCGTGCCCGCGCGCAGCGCCTGCGTGGCCGGCAGGTCGCCGCCGGCCGCGCCGCCCCAGAAGGCGACGATCTTCATCTTGCCGCCGGTCTTGGCGGCCAGCACCTCCTGCATCTTCTTCACGCCCAGGCCCACCGGATGGTCCTCGTTCACGCCGTTGGTGAACTTGATGGTGCGTTCGGCGAACTGGGCGAAGGCCGGCGTGGCCGCCATCAGGGCCGCGGCGGTCGCTGCCGCCATGAGGGTTCTGCGCTGGATCATGGTCTGTGTCTCCTACTTCTTGGGTGATGAACGAACGGACGGGAAACTCTGCGAAACGCCCTCAGCGCGCCAGCCACCACGACAGCGGCACGGTGACGATCTGCGGGAAGAACACCAGCGCGAACAGCACGATGAGCTGCGCGATCAGGAAGGGCATCACGCCCTTGAAGGCATCGTCCATGGTGATGCGCGCCACGCCGCACACCACGTTGAGCACGGTGCCCACCGGCGGCGTGATCAAGCCGATGGCGTTGTTCATGATGAACAGCACGCCGAAGTACACCGGGTCGATGCCGGCCTTGAGCACCACCGGCATCAGCACCGGCGTGAGGATCAGCACCGTGGGCGTGAAGTCGAGCGCGGTGCCCACGATCACGATCAGCACCATCATCATCAGCATCAGCAGCGTCTTGTTGCCCATGAAGGGCTCGAGCATCCGCGTGACCTCGCCCGGGATGTCGGCCACCGTGATCAGCCAGGCGCTGACCATGGCGGCGGCCACCAGGAACATCACGACCGCGGTGGTCTTGCCGGCCGCGAGCGTGAGGCGGTAGAGCATCGAGGGCTTGAGCTCGCGGTAGACGAACATGCCGACCACGAACGAGTACACGGCCGCCACCACGGCTGCCTCGGTCGGCGTGAAGATGCCGAACTTCATGCCGCCGATGATCACCACCGGCAGCGCGAGCGCGAGGCTGCCGCGCGCGGTGATCGCCAGCCGCTCGCCGAAGGGCACGCGCGGCGCGGCCTGCACCTTGTCGCGGCGCGCCACGATCCACCAGGCGATGCCGATCGCCACGCCCATCAGGATGCCCGGCACGATGCCGGCGAGAAAGAGCTTGGTGATCGAGACGTTGCCCGCCACGCCGAACACGATGAAGCCGATCGACGGCGGGATCACCGGCGCGATGATGCCGCCCGCGGCGATCAGGCCGGTCGAGCGGTTGGTGTCGTAGCCCGCGCGGTTCATCATCGGGATCAGCAGCGCAGCGAGCGCCGCCGTGTCGGCCACGGCCGAGCCCGAGATCGAGGCCATGATGATCGCGGCCACCACCGCCACGTAGCCCAGGCCGCCGCGGAAATGGCCGACCCAGGCCATCGCCATGTCGACGATGCGCCGGCTCAGTCCGCCGGCCGTCATGAACTCGCCGGCCAGCAGGAAGAAGGGCACGGCCAGCAGCGGGAAGTTGTCGGCGCCGTCGACGAAGCGCTGCGCGATGATCTGGCTGTCGAAGGCCGGCAGGCCGCCGGTGTAGGCCAGCCAGCCCATGAGCGAGACGCCGCAGACCAGCAGCGCGTAGGCAATCGGCATGCCGATCGCCATGGCGGCGAGCAGCGAGACGATGAAGACCGTGACCGTCATCGCGCACCTCCCGCGGTGCCCGAAGCGTTAGCGGGGGCGGCGACGGGCTCGTGCGCCACGTCCTCCGACTCCATCACCTGCACCAGCTCCTCGTCGGAGACGCGGCCGGTGGCCAGGCGCCACAGCTTGTTGAGGTTGATGATGCCCATCACCACCGACACCACGTAGCCGATGCCGTAGACCCAGATCATCGAGATGCCGACCACCGGCGAGACGTTGGTGCGCTGCAGCTCGTGCATCTCGAAGGTGCCCATGAAGAACAGCACGTTGCAGAACAGCATGAGCAGCTGGTTGAGCACGAAGCAGATGGTCTTGCCCAGCCGCGGCAGGCGGCGGATCAGCGTGTCGACGCCGAGGTGCGCGCCGTCGCGCATCGCGACCATGGCGCCGATGTAGGTGAGCCAGATGAAGCAGTAGCGCGACATCTCGTCGGA is from Variovorax paradoxus and encodes:
- a CDS encoding TRAP transporter substrate-binding protein, with amino-acid sequence MIQRRTLMAAATAAALMAATPAFAQFAERTIKFTNGVNEDHPVGLGVKKMQEVLAAKTGGKMKIVAFWGGAAGGDLPATQALRAGTQEMVCTSSSPLVGIVKELGVFDLPFLFNNEKEADAVLDGPAGEYFNKKLEAAGLVNLAYWENGFRNLTNSKRPVAKVEDLEGIKVRVMQNNIFLDSFKTLGTNAVPMAFGEIFTALETRTIDGQENPFVTIETSKFSEVQKYLSVTRHAYTPFLVLYSKKLWDQLKPEEQAVLREAAIEGQKVERAANRALNEKSLASLKKTMTVNEVSPAEQKRMLDKVKPVYDKNVPAIGPEAVNVVMDALKKARGG
- a CDS encoding TRAP transporter large permease subunit — encoded protein: MTVTVFIVSLLAAMAIGMPIAYALLVCGVSLMGWLAYTGGLPAFDSQIIAQRFVDGADNFPLLAVPFFLLAGEFMTAGGLSRRIVDMAMAWVGHFRGGLGYVAVVAAIIMASISGSAVADTAALAALLIPMMNRAGYDTNRSTGLIAAGGIIAPVIPPSIGFIVFGVAGNVSITKLFLAGIVPGILMGVAIGIAWWIVARRDKVQAAPRVPFGERLAITARGSLALALPVVIIGGMKFGIFTPTEAAVVAAVYSFVVGMFVYRELKPSMLYRLTLAAGKTTAVVMFLVAAAMVSAWLITVADIPGEVTRMLEPFMGNKTLLMLMMMVLIVIVGTALDFTPTVLILTPVLMPVVLKAGIDPVYFGVLFIMNNAIGLITPPVGTVLNVVCGVARITMDDAFKGVMPFLIAQLIVLFALVFFPQIVTVPLSWWLAR
- a CDS encoding TRAP transporter small permease → MKRLIDGFFRVLEFLVVACMVAMVVMVFGNVVLRYGFNSGITVSDEMSRYCFIWLTYIGAMVAMRDGAHLGVDTLIRRLPRLGKTICFVLNQLLMLFCNVLFFMGTFEMHELQRTNVSPVVGISMIWVYGIGYVVSVVMGIINLNKLWRLATGRVSDEELVQVMESEDVAHEPVAAPANASGTAGGAR